In Toxoplasma gondii ME49 chromosome VIII, whole genome shotgun sequence, a single genomic region encodes these proteins:
- a CDS encoding hypothetical protein (encoded by transcript TGME49_230400) — MEDLLSAFESVSLDDEETSSSLAHGNVSPPAGVVSPAVFDLHKRPLPTLSSVPLFSPEGQAVASASPRFSASLRGEASLSSSRSASTAENFAALLAADEQPQKNEATHANARAVGKLQTDPFGWQRDSLESLGDLADVDLCPTGGFDTPQHSSGNDGDRDDHAARRGDGLACFTPMRDFACASVSSGSRPDGCFPEVTPNGQQGQHCTVEAQRRQRYSGGLGTCNGDHGGGAGRPQSPQRNGHNACTGGVKINASSMEDLLSSPSDEEKGTEIEESGDRREETHDEAKQKQDVAPAETRLQVSKTRHSTDSWYSTASTSSSSSPSQPCASPAAPSSSPSSTSSSSASSASSSPPSSPPPSASLPSSSPPCTPTPPSPSPPPSSSSPSPSSSPSPSPSSSPSPSSSPSPSSSPPSPPPSAASPSAWLFSESEGDPEGGAAHACRRSAYLRARATGYVSNELWLELLGVKVSSEDTRDDEGQSSSAVEAGAAAWSSVERRLLDKDEARLLRNLALSSSVPVSSCAGGGGREEETLRKTVNEEEVKRARRFVKLYCRRFGCTYTPGLLFLARILLRFFSTTSSSSSASPVPTAALLDALHSFRCRYTSRVLAGHARVEAQRMQSEWEAGSKRSSLSSVASSCDRSTLGKRTETEGVPWVILEASGGLQKVPAASSLPAEPAATSPPPVVAGAVDVHSETEQTAAREGSARLSGVDAGNFADGDDDFEDVRLDDDATRMQPLDSRSQAAPSRLHASAFARSSPAVQSVSVPSSPDCERGEAREGDCGERKQGDYGARGREGEWGKLLESLIAYHLPFLGIHLHRTLLLLPENYACLQLASAFASCCYPANSESDAADDALQGTRREGEETVPRCLSFPLHREGRDASREDKETHRRHWDVYAAEVCVQQLWRLLVLSGEPAAPALVLLSLLSQQAADLSCAPSPSAATSLLAALSLSDAEADFGTGLHAGVSLVKSKRTAEVAVSRLPLSFLVELSADSSSSSPSTVSSCVREGLATAFRLWHGAALYGVQTPRSFSLRLASVERGETQERGEFAEKTEDLVRPRISSQAEVSSSAEKRGEEATSAFEKEEGELHEVRATEEEKEDGLVPETLEASSVSPVETAGVYRTFLQSAPVSVLGSLHAQPIMAFEAHELVQALKETARIKCEYVGLLQEEARLQESEEKLSDLLVPENFLLAHWPPSLIGIDILFPALPLAAHLTEEDFQPQQGDFADAFPLKSSTSAEEAARPALAAPGCPTLPMAACLSTLLDVVAFVLEAWTMTLIDCRTLEEVEKSSFVRLAHAVLVDGQVLKKRRPDASRTAAAPGEADGASTRGPVPDMPADEGEREDSSLGDSEQRGKASKQPLPSSSFLDAGFKTLFSTAKSASFLDRSLDRSPESRPQEAAGTPSPCDGSDGEEERKRELAHVLRKCAVARGKPVTVFAEDPSAENDGEDNAQTLATLLIENQFVRVSHLLGGWAALVAAIERAELSAQLLTESLVSPSFRLSDGSSAAAFTAGAAAALQEWSSRAREKARGWVQASASKTQAFPLKWQAFRRARASSSSTEEGEEKEDLRVEAPHADAPDSESQPEKKEEETESENTTDKEKETTANTSRPSLEEMKNQAATVKAAAATLFSQLWTKPTACETTEFPSSSSCSSSSSSSSFFSALLRGEGGASRAKPQRAEGGKEGEKVDPEKQGEENEPAISEDVSKKQASRETSPRSSSLASPQSHAAPETVDRRTSDEPPNISPSSPPSSFSSSSSSFSSSPLWPSLRAAEFPPAASTKSGEPSRREKVFSSLLSSTMGGADYVKRSSSKWKDSLKSITLSRAFQAAHPEPPAATAESERADAGVSTGDPAESRRTRTEEQTHQDANSETDRGSRESLREQGSFSAGSILGFEEASGAFEVLGDVRSDLAQVARLGEAGLLPSDIDPEEDGVFEIGDDDEGENRGTSGFGPVERVGSEAGQDLMLMMKKYEMYIQEIQSLEKGSIIDLVEVQKQIGDLQIFEALKLRPIKPRWSFTLSEGVVAKNAEKKSLRWMLLTLHQLIVLEPHCSEKKADQDERGSEAGSPLKSENADAEKDGASSVLRPRLGSGVPSWSGHWRNAVISFGEKAKDALQHNAVIEQLQLQRAGTGSDGPATFETITGIITLPHAASRSGEGASKVSCWVRVKSNHKLSDLQKALHFPEEAHRLSLVLCNGKSNSYQVLARSAFLEAIQNRLASLNIDVSAA; from the exons ATGGAAGATCTGTTGAGTGCATTTGAATCCGTTTCGCtggacgacgaggagacttcttcgtcgcttgcTCACGGAAACGTGTCTCCGCCAGCAGGCGTCGTCTCGCCAGCTGTATTCGACCTCCACAAAAGGCCGCTCCCGACTCTCTCGTCGGTGccgctcttttctcccgaAGGGCAAGCagtcgcttctgcttctccgcgcttctctgcctctctgagAGGCGAGGCCTCTCTAAGCAGCTCGCGATCTGCAAGCACCGCAGAGAACTTCGCGGCGCTACTCGCCGCGGACGAGCAGCCCCAGAAGAACGaagcaacgcatgcaaatgcgCGTGCAGTCGGCAAACTGCAGACAGATCCATTTGGATGGCAGCGGGACTCCCTGGAGTCTCTCGGGGACCTCGCCGACGTCGATCTCTGCCCCACTGGGGGGTTCGACACTCCTCAGCACTCGTCTGGCAACGACGGAGATCGCGACGATCATGCCGcccggagaggagacggactCGCATGCTTCACGCCGATGAGAGACTTTGCATGTGCAAGTGTCTCCAGCGGAAGCCGACCAGATGGTTGCTTTCCCGAGGTGACTCCGAACGGCCAGCAGGGGCAGCACTGCACAGTCGAGgcgcaaaggagacagaggtaTTCTGGGGGCCTTGGCACATGCAACGGCGACCACGGCGGGGGCGCCGGAAGGCCGCAGTCCCCCCAAAGAAATGGgcacaacgcatgcactggcgGCGTCAAGATCAACGCGTCGTCGATGGAAGATCTTCTCAGCTCCCCGTCTgatgaggagaaaggaacagagatagaagagagcggagaccggcgagaagagacccACGAtgaagcgaagcagaaacaagaCGTCgcacctgcagagacacgcCTGCAAGTTTCCAAGACGCGCCACAGCACAGACAGCTGGTACTCGACGGCGtccacttcctcttcttcctctccctcccaACCGTGTGCGTCCCCTGCTGCtccctcgtcgtctccctcctctacttcctcttcctccgcatcttctgcttcttcttcacctccttcgtctcccccgccttctgcctcccttccttcttcctcccctccgTGTACTCCTACTcccccttctccttctcctcccccttcttcctcttctccttctccttcctcttctccttctccttctccttcctcttctccttctccttcctcttctccttctccttcctcttctcctccttctccgccgccCTCGGCTGCTTCACCTTCCGCCTGGCTGTTTTCAGAAAGCGAGGGTGATCCCGAAGGCGGAGccgcacatgcatgcaggcgttCGGCGTATCTGCGGGCGCGCGCCACAGGATACGTCTCCAACGAGTTGTGGCTCGAGTTGCTCGGCGTGAAGGTCAGCTCAGAAGACACTCGAGACGACGAAG GCCAGTCGAGCAGCGCGGTCGAGGCAGGCGCAGCCGCGTGGAGTTCTGTAGAGCGCCGGCTTCTGGACAAAGACGAGGCGCGACTTCTGCGGAACCTCGCTCTTTCCAGCtctgttcctgtctcttcgtgtgCTGGCGGAGGTGGacgtgaagaagagacattGCGAAAAACGGTgaatgaggaagaagtcaAGCGCGCCAGGCGGTTCGTGAAGCTCTACTGCCGGAGGTTcggctgtacatacaccccgg GGCTGCTTTTTCTGGCTCGCATCctcctgcgtttcttctccacgacctcttcttcctcttctgcgtctcctgtcccCACTGCTGCTCTCTTGGATGCGCTGCACAGTTTCCGGTGTCGCTACACATCCCGCGTTCTCGCAGGGCACGCGCGGGTGGAGgcgcagcgcatgcagtctgaGTGGGAGGCCGGCAGCAAGCGTTCGTCGCTGTCCTCCGTCGCCAGCAGCTGCGACCGTTCCACCTTGGGGAAgcggacggagacagagggagtGCCGTGGGTGATTCTCGAGGCCAGTGGAGGTCTCCAGAAAGTCCCTGCCGCCAGTTCTCTGCCGGCCGAGCCGGCCGCGACATCTCCGCCTCCTGTGGTCGCTGGAGCGGTGGACGTACACTCGGAAACAGAGCAGACTGCGgcgcgagagggaagcgcgcgtctctcgggTGTCGACGCCGGGAACTttgcagacggagacgacgacTTTGAAGACGTCCGTCTCGACGACGATGCGAcccgcatgcagccgctGGACAGCAGAAGCCAAGCTGCACCCTCGCGCCTTCACGCTTCTGCCTTCGCTCGGTCGTCTCCGGCTGTTCAGTCGGTCTCTgtgccctcttctccagacTGCGAGcgtggagaggcgcgagaaggagactgtggggagaggaaacaaggagaCTACGGGGCTCGaggccgagaaggagagTGGGGGAAGCTGTTGGAGTCGTTAATCGCCTACCATCTGCCCTTTCTTGGGATTCACCTGCACCGGACGTTGCTGCTGTTGCCTGAGAATTACGCTTGCCTCCAGCTTGCAtctgccttcgcctcctgttGCTATCCGGCGAATTCAGAGTCAGACGCGGCAGACGACGCCCTCCAGGggacgcggagagaaggagaagagactgtgccgcgttgtctctccttccccctcCACAGAGAAGGCCGAGACGCCTCGCGAGAggacaaagagacacacaggagaCACTGGGACGTCTACGCCGCGGAAGTCTGCGTGCAGCAGCTCTGgcgcctcctcgttctctccggAGAACCTGCAGC GCCTGCACTGGTCCTCctttcgctgctctctcaaCAGGCAGCAGATCTCTCATGTGCGCCCTCGCCTTCAGCAGCGACTTCTCTGCTCGCGGCTCTTTCGCTCTCGGATGCAGAGGCGGATTTCGGCAcaggactgcatgcag gcgtttctctcgtcaAGTCGAAGCGCACCGCCGAAGTCGCAGTGtcgcgccttcctctttccttccttgtcGAACTCTCCGCCGAcagttcctcttcctctccttccactgtctcctcttgtgTACGAGAGGGCCTCGCGACGGCCTTCAGACTGTGGCATGGTGCGGCGCTCTACGGTGTGCAGACGCCGCGTTCGTTCAGTCTCCGCCTCGCGAGTGTCGAgcgaggggagacgcaggagagaggcgagttcgcagagaagacagaggactTGGTGCGTCCTCGCATTTCTTCTCAAGCGGAGGTTTCGTCGAGCgcggagaagcgcggagaagaggctACTTCAGCCTttgaaaaagaggagggtGAACTGCACGAGGTCCGCGcgaccgaagaagagaaggaagacggtCTGGTTCCTGAAACTCTCGAGGCatcgtccgtctctcctgtcgagACGGCTGGCGTGTACCGGACTTTCCTCCAGAGCGCCCCTGTGTCGGTTTTGGgatctttgcatgcacagccaATCATGGCGTTCGAGGCTCACGAGTTGGTCCAGGCTTTGAAGGAGACTGCCCGAATAAAGTGCGAATATGTCGGCCTTCTTCAGGAGGAAGCGCGCTTGCAGGAGTCGGAGGAGAAGCTGTCGGACCTTCTCGTCCCCGAGAACTTTTTGCTTGCCCACTGGCCGCCGTCTCTGATTGGGATCGACATCCTCTTTCCAGCTTTGCCTCTCGCTGCGCATCTGACGGAAGAGGACTTTCAGCCTCAGCAGGGCGATttcgcggatgcgtttccgCTGAAGAGCTCGacttctgcagaagaagctgcgcgCCCGGCGCTCGCAGCTCCAGGCTGTCCGACACTCCCGATGGCTGCATGTCTGTCGACGCTGCTGGACGTTGTCGCCTTCGTTCTGGAGGCGTGGACGATGACGTTGATCGACTGCAGAACTCtggaggaagtggagaagagcagctTCGTTCGCCTCGCACATGCAGTTCTCGTCGACGGCCAGGTactgaagaagcgaagaccgGATGCTTCTCGCACCGCCGCGGCGCCCGGCGAAGCAGACGGTGCGTCGACGCGAGGACCGGTGCCCGACATGCCGGCCGACGaaggcgagcgagaagactcGTCTCTTGGGGACTCTGAACAGCGGGGGAAGGCAAGTAAGCAACCTCTCCCTTCGAGCTCCTTCCTCGACGCCGGCTTCAAGACGCTCTTCTCCACAGCGAAgtctgcctccttcctcgacAGAAGTCTTGACCGAAGTCCAGAGAGTCGTCCGCAGGAGGCAGCGGGGACTCCGAGTCCCTGCGACGGCtccgacggcgaggaagagagaaagagggaactCGCACATGTCCTCCGCAAATGTGCAGTGGCGCGGGGGAAACCTGTAACCGTCTTCGCAGAAGATCCGTCTGCAGagaacgacggagaagacaacgcACAGACGCTCGCCACCCTCCTCATTGAAAACCAGTTCGTTCGCGTCTCGCACCTCCTCGGCGGCTGGGCAG CTTTGGTGGCGGCGATCGAACGCGCAGAGCTCTCTGCCCAGCTGCTCACGGAGAGCCTCGTCTCCCCGTCCTTCCGCCTGTCCGACGGCTCCAGTGCCGCGGCCTTCACGGCGGGCGCCGCGGCGGCTCTGCAAGAGTGGAGCtccagagcgagagaaaaagctcGCGGCTGGGTCCAGGCGTCTGCATCGAAAACACAGGCCTTCCCCCTCAAATG GCAAGCGTTCCGCAGGGCGCGagcatcttcttcgtctacAGAGGAgggtgaagagaaggaagacctGAGAGTGGAGGCGCCTCACGCAGATGCGCCGGACTCGGAGTCGCAGcctgaaaagaaggaagaagaaactgagagCGAGAACACAACTGAtaaggagaaagagacgactgCGAATACCTCTCGTCCTTCCCTTGAAGAAATGAAAAACCAAGCGGCAACTGTGAAGGCCGCCGCAGCAACGCTCTTTTCTCAACTCTGGACGAAACCGACCGCGTGTGAGACCACAGAGTTTCCTTcatcctcttcttgctcttcttcttcctcttcgtcttcttttttttcggcGCTGCTCCGCGGGGAAGGCGGTGCTTCGCGTGCGAAGCCGCAGAGAGCTGAGGGGGGcaaagaaggggagaaagtcgatccagagaagcaaggggaggagaacgaaCCTGCAATCTCTGAAGACGTTTCGAAAAAGCAGGCATCCCGAGAGACGTCTCCTCGCAGCTCTTCTCTTGCGAGTCCTCAGTCGCATGCAGCCCCCGAAACCGTAGACAGGAGAACCTCAGACGAACCGCCAAacatctctccttcttctcctccttcgtccttttcttcttcttcttcgtccttttcttcttctcccctgtgGCCGTCTCTGAGGGCCGCGGAGTTTCCTCCGGCCGCCTCCACGAAGTCGGGAGAGCCGTCGCGCCGCGAGAAGGTTTTCTCATCGCTGCTGTCCTCTACGATGGGAGGTGCAGACTACGTCAAAAGAAGTTCCTCGAAGTGGAAGGACAGTCTCAAGAGCATAACGCTCTCTCGGGCATTCCAGGCTGCGCATCCAGAGCCCCCAGCGGCGACcgccgagagcgagagagctgACGCAGGCGTTTCAACCGGGGACCCTGCAGAGAGTCGACGGACGCggacagaagaacagacgCACCAGGATGCGAATTCAGAGACtgacagaggcagcagagagagcttGCGAGAACAAggctctttctctgcaggaaGCATTCTCGGATTCGAAGAAGCTAGTGGAGCGTTCGAAGTGCTCGGAGACGTCCGGTCTGATCTCGCCCAAGTCGCCAGACTCGGAGAAGCGGGACTCCTCCCTAGCGATATCGATCCT GAAGAGGACGGCGTCTTCGAAATCGGCGACGATGACGAAG gcgaaaACCGAGGCACCAGTGGCTTCGGACCTGTCGAGCGCGTCGGCTCCGAAGCTGGTCAAGACCTCATGCTCATGATGAAAAAATATGAAATGTACATCCAG GAAATCCAAAGCCTCGAGAAAGGATCGATCATCGACCTTGTGGAGGTTCAGAAACAAATTGGAGATCTCCAG ATTTTCGAGGCTCTGAAACTACGGCCGATCAAGCCACGATGGAGTTTCACCCTCTCCGAAGGTGTCGTTGCCAAGAATGCCGAGAAAAAGTCTCTGCGCTGGATGCTGCTGACGTTGCACCAGTTGATTGTTCTCGAGCCGCACTgctcggagaagaaagccgatcaagacgaacgaggaagcgaagcgg GCTCCCCGCTCAAGTCAGAGAACGCGGACGCCGAGAAGGACGGCGCCTCGTCGGTGCTTCGTCCTCGGTTGGGTTCGGGAGTTCCCTCTTGGTCCGGACACTGGAGAAACGCCGTCATATCTTtcggggagaaggcgaaggacgcCCTGCAACACAACGCTGTCATCGAGCAGCTCCAGTTACAGCGCGCAG GAACGGGAAGCGACGGCCCCGCGACCTTCGAGACGATAACTGGCATCATCACTctgccgcatgcagcttctCGGAGCGGCGAAGGAGCCTCCAAAGTCAGCTG CTGGGTGCGGGTGAAGAGCAATCACAAGCTGAGCGACCTCCAGAAAGCTCTGCATTTCCCAGAGGAGGCGCATCGTCTCTCGCTGGTTTTATGCAATGGAAAAAGCAATTCCTACCAAGTCCTGGCGCGCTCGGCGTTCCTGGAAGCCATTCAAAAtcgtctcgcgtctctcaaCATCG ACGTTAGCGCGGCGTGA
- the PRX3 gene encoding peroxiredoxin PRX3 (encoded by transcript TGME49_230410~Product name based on PMID:14651610;17784785.) has protein sequence MAACLRAARLSLRQMEGLIEPSVRGRSSPLSMVRLLPSSSVSSSSPSPPSALSSPSAPSSPFVSAFQGLVSGKRAFSTADSPNGLCLVTRIAPDFTADAVMPNGEIQKVTLSEVYRSGSGVVLLFYPLDFTFVCPSEILAFNAAVDEFEALGFKVWGVSVDSAYTHQAWTRTAPAEGGIGQLRFPLVSDLDKTISRKFHSLLNNSVALRTLAIVDKTGTVRHLTVNDLPLGRSVEEALRVCEMIREVEKNGGKQVCPANWRRGEKMMHASFEGVKNYLGQLKN, from the exons ATGGCGGCTTGCCTTCGAGCGGCCCGTTTGTCTCTCAGACAAATGGAAGGCTTGATCGAGCCGAGCGTTCGTGgacgctcttctcctctctccatggtgcgcctcctcccttcctcgtccgtttcgtcttcttctccgtctcctccgtctgctctgtcctctccttctgctccttcttctccttttgtctctgcttttcaaGGACTTGTTTCTGGGAAGCGCGCTTTTTCGACGGCAGACAGTCCGAACGGACTCTGCCTCGTCACGAGAATCGCTCCCGACTTCACAGCCGATGCCGTCATGCCGAACG GTGAGATTCAGAAGGTAACTCTGTCGGAGGTCTACAGGAGCGGCAGCGGCGTCGTTCTGCTGTTTTATCCCCTGGACTTCACTTTTGTGTGTCCGTCGGAAATTTTGGCTTTCAATGCCGCTGTCGACGAATTCGAAGCACTTGGATTCAAA gtcTGGGGCGTTTCGGTGGACAGCGCGTACACACACCAGGCGTGGACTCGCACGGCGCCTGCGGAGGGTGGGATAGGCCAGCTGCGCTTCCCGCTGGTCTCGGATCTGGACAAAACGATTTCGCGAAAGTTCCACAGTTTACTGAACAACTCAGTCGCCCTGCGGACTCTCGCCATCGTTGACAAGACCGGCACCGTGCGGCACTTGACTGTGAACGACTTGCCGCTCGGCCGCAGTGTGGAGGAGGCTCTGCGCGTCTGCGAGATGATtcgagaagtcgagaagaacgGCGGCAAACAAGTTTGCCCGGCCAACTGGcgcaggggagagaagatgaTGCATGCGTCCTTCGAAGGCGTCAAGAACTACCTTGGACAACTGAAAAACTAA
- a CDS encoding protein translocation complex, SEC61 gamma subunit (encoded by transcript TGME49_230380~Predicted trans-membrane domain (TMHMM2.0):12-35:44-67:115-138) has protein sequence MTRERAQRLLCRLLDFFLGCAALSFVTSLLFASVSSWRRKLWSRSSVPQIVLLSVFSLVPLSSSTMVNLNKVPAFLTDPNHPIGSLLLGLREFFFDSVRLVRRCTKPDAREFRKIAYACAIGFLLMGFIGYFIKLIFIPINNILVGPPA, from the exons ATGACAAGAGAGCGGGCGCAACGCCTGCTGTGCCGTCTTCTGGATTTTTTTCTCGGCTGCGCTgccctctccttcgtcacttcccttcttttcgcgtctgtctcttcctggaGACGAAA GCTCTGGAGTCGTTCGTCTGTACCTCAgatcgttcttctttctgtcttttctcttgttccgctctcctcttccacaATGGTGAACCTCAACAAGGTACCGGCCTTCCTCACAGACCCGAACCACCCGATAGGGAGTCTGTTGCTGGGGCTGCGcgagtttttcttcgactCAGTGCGTCTCGTTCGTCGCTGCACAAAGCCTGACGCTCGCGAGTTCAGAAAGATTGCTTATGCCTGCGCGATTGGCTTCCTGCTCATGGGCTTCATCGGCTACTTCATCAAGCTCATCTTCATCCCCATCAACAACATTCTGGTTGGCCCACCCGCGTAA